A window of the Sporocytophaga myxococcoides DSM 11118 genome harbors these coding sequences:
- a CDS encoding toxin-antitoxin system YwqK family antitoxin has protein sequence MKRLYFLILLSIPLSVLAQRKIDLHIPNRVIVNFLDHVVYAEIVEGKPLIKVTDEYFYYWYSANDIKRTRGGFEGKLLHGLYSDFYMNKNLREKGMFRFGRKEGLWKSWHINGELKEVYHWKKGKLHGEFLVFDESGKLLQKGTYKDNLFNGKRYTYEASGNVKVEKYVKGELKVKKEKQRKGFKLRLWRKYKKKQTAVPQSSGDPLLQKSPLPGTEGPKGNDLKDSKKKKKESKKQKNETKPQKKKKEPKVRIRKMKKIVPAETEEKQT, from the coding sequence ATGAAAAGATTATATTTTCTTATTCTATTAAGTATTCCATTATCTGTCCTGGCGCAGAGAAAGATTGATTTACATATTCCAAACAGGGTTATCGTGAACTTTCTTGATCACGTTGTATACGCAGAAATAGTCGAAGGGAAGCCTCTCATCAAAGTGACAGATGAATATTTCTATTATTGGTATAGTGCTAATGATATTAAAAGAACCAGAGGTGGTTTCGAAGGAAAGCTATTACATGGGCTGTATAGTGATTTTTATATGAATAAAAATCTTAGAGAAAAAGGGATGTTCAGATTTGGGAGAAAAGAAGGATTGTGGAAGAGTTGGCACATTAATGGGGAACTTAAGGAGGTTTATCATTGGAAAAAAGGAAAGCTTCACGGTGAATTTCTTGTATTTGACGAGTCGGGAAAGTTATTGCAAAAGGGTACTTACAAAGATAATTTATTTAATGGCAAAAGATATACATATGAGGCATCAGGGAATGTGAAGGTTGAGAAGTATGTAAAAGGTGAGCTTAAAGTAAAGAAGGAAAAACAGAGAAAAGGATTTAAACTAAGGTTGTGGAGAAAATATAAAAAGAAACAAACTGCTGTACCTCAGTCCTCCGGAGATCCACTTTTGCAAAAGTCTCCATTGCCAGGTACTGAAGGGCCGAAGGGAAATGATTTGAAGGATTCAAAGAAAAAGAAGAAAGAATCTAAAAAACAAAAAAACGAAACCAAGCCCCAAAAAAAGAAAAAGGAACCTAAGGTAAGGATTCGAAAAATGAAGAAAATAGTACCTGCTGAAACAGAAGAAAAACAAACTTAA